In Streptomyces ambofaciens ATCC 23877, a single genomic region encodes these proteins:
- a CDS encoding MetQ/NlpA family ABC transporter substrate-binding protein, producing MRNTAKITTAVLAAGALTLGLSACGSDKDSASDTSGPLVVAATPVPHAEILNYVKDNLAEKEGLDLEVKEFTDYVTPNTATEDGSVGANYFQTEPYLADFNKKNGTHLKSLASVHLEPLGLYSEKADKAGDLKNGATIALPNDTVTEARALQLLASEGLVTLKEGAGNSATPADITKNPKNLKFKELEAAQTPRSLGDVDAAVINGNYALEADLKPAKDALVLESAEDNPNVNLLVVKEGQEDDPRVKKLAKLLTSPEVKKFIEENYAGSVLPTF from the coding sequence GTGCGTAACACTGCCAAGATCACCACCGCCGTCCTCGCCGCCGGAGCCCTCACCCTCGGCCTCTCCGCCTGCGGCTCGGACAAGGACTCCGCCTCCGACACCTCCGGCCCGCTGGTCGTCGCCGCGACGCCCGTCCCGCACGCCGAGATCCTCAACTACGTCAAGGACAACCTGGCGGAGAAGGAGGGCCTCGACCTGGAGGTCAAGGAGTTCACCGACTACGTCACGCCGAACACGGCGACGGAGGACGGCTCGGTGGGCGCCAACTACTTCCAGACCGAGCCCTACCTCGCGGACTTCAACAAGAAGAACGGCACCCACCTGAAGTCCCTCGCCTCGGTGCACCTGGAGCCGCTCGGCCTCTACTCCGAGAAGGCCGACAAGGCCGGCGACCTCAAGAACGGCGCGACGATCGCCCTTCCCAACGACACCGTCACCGAGGCCCGCGCCCTGCAGCTGCTCGCCTCGGAGGGCCTGGTCACCCTCAAGGAGGGCGCGGGCAACTCGGCCACCCCCGCCGACATCACCAAGAACCCGAAGAACCTCAAGTTCAAGGAGTTGGAGGCGGCCCAGACCCCGCGCTCCCTGGGTGACGTCGACGCGGCGGTCATCAACGGCAACTACGCCCTGGAGGCCGACCTCAAGCCGGCGAAGGACGCCCTCGTCCTGGAGTCCGCCGAGGACAACCCGAACGTCAACCTCCTGGTCGTCAAGGAGGGCCAGGAGGACGACCCGCGCGTGAAGAAGCTCGCGAAGCTCCTCACCTCGCCCGAGGTCAAGAAGTTCATCGAGGAGAACTACGCCGGGTCCGTGCTCCCGACCTTCTGA
- a CDS encoding methionine ABC transporter permease has translation MTWSEMQPLLEQACQETLVMVGWSTLIAVVGGLPLGILLVLTDKGGLLQNTVVNKVIGQIVNIGRSLPFIILMVALMNFTRWITGTTIGSEAAIVPLAIGGIPFFARLVETAVREVDGGLVEAVQAMGGNTWTVVRKVLVPEALPSLIASTTTTIIALIGYSAMAGTVGGGGLGDLAVRYGYQRFETGLMWITVALLAVVISLIQFAGDAAARALHRRGGRGGAGPRLRLLKAKEPAAADVSKAA, from the coding sequence CAGCCCCTGCTGGAGCAGGCCTGTCAGGAGACCCTGGTCATGGTCGGCTGGTCGACCCTGATCGCCGTCGTCGGCGGACTCCCGCTGGGCATCCTGCTGGTGCTGACCGACAAGGGCGGCCTGCTGCAGAACACCGTGGTGAACAAGGTCATCGGCCAGATCGTGAACATCGGCCGCTCGCTGCCGTTCATCATCCTCATGGTCGCCCTGATGAACTTCACCCGCTGGATCACGGGCACGACCATCGGCAGCGAGGCCGCGATCGTGCCGCTCGCCATCGGCGGCATCCCCTTCTTCGCGCGGCTGGTCGAGACGGCCGTCCGCGAGGTCGACGGCGGTCTGGTCGAGGCCGTCCAGGCCATGGGCGGCAACACCTGGACCGTCGTCCGCAAGGTCCTGGTCCCCGAGGCGCTCCCGTCGCTGATCGCGAGCACGACGACCACGATCATCGCCCTGATCGGCTACTCCGCCATGGCCGGCACCGTCGGCGGCGGCGGTCTCGGAGACCTCGCCGTCCGCTACGGCTACCAGCGCTTCGAGACCGGCCTGATGTGGATCACCGTCGCGCTGCTCGCCGTGGTCATCTCGCTCATCCAGTTCGCCGGCGACGCCGCGGCCCGCGCCCTGCACCGCCGCGGCGGACGCGGGGGCGCCGGGCCCCGGCTCCGGCTGCTCAAGGCGAAGGAGCCCGCTGCGGCCGACGTGAGCAAGGCGGCGTGA